The DNA region AGCGAAGATGCTCCAGGACAGGCTGGGCGAATCCATGGCGGATAACGCGGACAGGGGCGCCGGGGATCACGGAACCGGCGAGCTTCCCACAAACGGCCCCGTTAATGCCTGAGCGGTAACGGAAGCATCGTCTTTATGAAAACGCCCCGCATCTAACGCGGGGCGTTTCGTTTTATTCCTTCACGAAATGTACTATGATTTTATTCGAGGTGTCCTTGTAAGGATCGAGCGCAGAATTCGAATACATTCCCTTGAGTGCGAACCCGTTATCGGCGACGAAACGTTCTATTTCCTTTCGATCAAATGCGCGCATGACATGCTTGTCGCGCAGCGTATCGCTCCTGTCCCCGCAGGCGACCAGGTACACGTAGCGGACCTCGACAATGGTCCTTGGGGCGCTGGTCAGGAGCGCGAATCCCCTCCTGCGCTCGATGTTCCTGTCCTTGTAGCGTATCATCGAAACCGTGGACATGGGCTTCGATGATATCTCGCGCACCGGGTTTGCGTTCCACACCTCGAAAAGCGCCGCGCCGCCCGGTTTGAGCGCCCGCCATGTATTCCACAGCACCTTGTCGACATCTGCGTCATCGAGCAGGTAATCGAACGAGCCAAAGAGGCATGTAACGATGTCGAATTGCTCGTAATAATCGAACGAGAGCATATCCTGGCGGAGAAAGGAGATCGAGGGGGACTGATTCCGCTTCCCGGCGATGGCAAGCATGTCCTCGCTCGAATCGATTCCCGTGCAGCGGAATCCGCGCGACGCCAGCATCCCCAGGTGTTCGCCGGTTCCGCATCCAAGGTCGAGAATCGTGGGATCGGGATTTGCGCCTGTTATCGTACGGATGAGAGAAAGGTCCGCCTGGATGTTCCGATGCGCTTCTTCAATCGCGAAGTAGTATTCGGCCAGTTCGTGGTAGAGCTTCATTCCGGGTCAGAATACCATCATGGGAAACTTTTTATTCAGGTAGCCGATAAGGTGGGATTCGATATCGATCGTGGTTTCCAGGTCCATGAGGTCCTCGACCAGCTTTTCGCATTCGCTGATCTTTACCGAGCGCACCATGCGCTTGATCTGGTACATGAAGGCGGTGCCCATGGAAAAATTGCGCAGTCCCAGGCCCAGCAGGAGCATCGTGTACTTTGGCTCTCCCGCCATTTCCCCGCAAATCGAGATGGGGGTACCAGTGCTGTTGGCGATCTCGACCACGCTCTTCAAGAGTCTTAGAACGGCGAGATTCAGCGGATTGTAGAGATAGGCGATTTTCTCGCTTATCCTGTCCACGGCGATGGTGTACTGGACCAGGTCGTTGGTTCCGATCGAGAAGAAATCCGCGTAATGCGCGAGCTTGTCGGCGTTGATCGCGGCGGACGGCACTTCTATCATCATGCCCAGCGGGATCTCCCGGTTGAAGGGGACCTTCTCCCGCCGGAGCTCATCCATGGTTTCGTGGACTATTGCGCGCGCCTTGATGATCTCCTCGATGGTGGAAATCATGGGAAACATGAGCTTGGCGTTGCCATATTCACTCGCGCGCAGGATCGCGCGAAGCTGGGTGCGGAAAAGCGATTCGTTTTCCAGGCTGAAGCGGATCGCGCGGCAGCCAAGAAACGGATTGCGTTCGCGGGACTGCTTGTTATACGCATAGATCTTGTCACCGCCCACGTCGAGCGTGCGTATGGTGACGGGCATCGGCTTGAAATACTCGAGCACCTTTTTGTACGCCTGGAACTGGCGCTCTTCGTCGGGAAGGGCTTTGTCCAGGAATAGAAACTCGGACCTGAACAGGCCTATTCCCTGGGCCCCGTGCTGGCGCAGCATCTCCATTTCTTCGGGTATCTCGATGTTGCCGTAGATGTGAATGACCTCGTTGTCGATCGTGGTCGAGGGGAGGTGCGTAAGCTTCGCGAGCTCGGCTTCGAGTTGTACCAGGTCCTCCTGGTAGGTGGTGTATTCGGCGATCTCGTCGGGCGTAGGATCGACGACGACTTTTCCATGAATCGCATCGACGATGACCATGTCGCCGTCCAGCACCAGCTCGGTACCGTTGAGGGTGCCCACGATCGCGGGTATCTCGAGGGCGCGCGCCATGATCGCCGTGTGCGAGGTTCGGCCCCCGCTGTCGGTGACGAAGGCGAGCACGTAGCGCTTGTTCATCATCGCGGTGTCGGAGGGGGTGAGATCCGTCGCGAAGACGATCACCTCTTCCTTTAAATCCTTGAGCGATTCGGTGGTCGTTTTCTGGAGATTGTTCACCAGTCGCTTGTTGATGTCGGAAATATCGATTATGCGCTCGCGCAGATAAACGTCCTCGATGGAGCCGAGCCCCTTGATGAGATCGAGCGAAATGTCGTTGATGATCCATTCCGCGTTGCGCTTCTCTTCGCGAATCCTCCGCATGACCTTTTCCGCGACGATGGGATCTTCAAGCACCATGAGATGGCTGGAGAATATATCAACCATGTCCCTCGAAAGCGTTTTCGATATCTGTTCCTGGATATCGAGAATGTCGTTTTTCGTTTTCTCGAGGGCAGCGTGATAGCGCTTCAGCTCGTCCTCGACCTGGTCTTCACCAATGGTGTACTTGGGAATGATAATGTTGTTGCCGCGATACAGGTAGACCCTGCCGATTTTTATCCCGGGGGATGCGATGATTCCAGTAA from Spirochaetota bacterium includes:
- a CDS encoding class I SAM-dependent methyltransferase; the protein is MKLYHELAEYYFAIEEAHRNIQADLSLIRTITGANPDPTILDLGCGTGEHLGMLASRGFRCTGIDSSEDMLAIAGKRNQSPSISFLRQDMLSFDYYEQFDIVTCLFGSFDYLLDDADVDKVLWNTWRALKPGGAALFEVWNANPVREISSKPMSTVSMIRYKDRNIERRRGFALLTSAPRTIVEVRYVYLVACGDRSDTLRDKHVMRAFDRKEIERFVADNGFALKGMYSNSALDPYKDTSNKIIVHFVKE
- the ptsP gene encoding phosphoenolpyruvate--protein phosphotransferase encodes the protein MRTVITGIIASPGIKIGRVYLYRGNNIIIPKYTIGEDQVEDELKRYHAALEKTKNDILDIQEQISKTLSRDMVDIFSSHLMVLEDPIVAEKVMRRIREEKRNAEWIINDISLDLIKGLGSIEDVYLRERIIDISDINKRLVNNLQKTTTESLKDLKEEVIVFATDLTPSDTAMMNKRYVLAFVTDSGGRTSHTAIMARALEIPAIVGTLNGTELVLDGDMVIVDAIHGKVVVDPTPDEIAEYTTYQEDLVQLEAELAKLTHLPSTTIDNEVIHIYGNIEIPEEMEMLRQHGAQGIGLFRSEFLFLDKALPDEERQFQAYKKVLEYFKPMPVTIRTLDVGGDKIYAYNKQSRERNPFLGCRAIRFSLENESLFRTQLRAILRASEYGNAKLMFPMISTIEEIIKARAIVHETMDELRREKVPFNREIPLGMMIEVPSAAINADKLAHYADFFSIGTNDLVQYTIAVDRISEKIAYLYNPLNLAVLRLLKSVVEIANSTGTPISICGEMAGEPKYTMLLLGLGLRNFSMGTAFMYQIKRMVRSVKISECEKLVEDLMDLETTIDIESHLIGYLNKKFPMMVF